AtcacatatatgtatatgtatatatgtatatgtaaacATTTCCAGCTAACAATCCCTGAATGTAAATAATGAACTCGATGGTAAGTCTTACTTCTGGTAAAAGTTGCTGATCATGACAGGTCTGATTTGCATCTGAAATATGTGTTCTTCGTCGTAAGGGCTTGTTTTATAGTACTTTAGGCAGGATCTGAAACAAAGAATCACAGTAACactacattaaaaaaaacacatacaaaaataatgaATGTAAAATAGGGGCTTAAACTCAGAGACACAGACTCACTGGCGCTGCTGTGGATGTGGAAGATAAACTTACTGTATGAATGGAAAGAGGCACTCGTAGTGCAGGTTGAGGAAGGTGCTACAGATCACCAGGATCTCTAGTAGGTGGTGCAGTTTCTTCACTCGGGTTACTTGCTCTTGTAGGTCCACTTCTGTGCTCAGGTAGTAGCTCTGGACATCACAGGAGGGCAGTAAAGATAAGAAGCAGCTCATGTGCAGTACACAATGGTGCTTTTGAGTACTTAATTGAACGTTTTTGTAATCAAATATACAGAAAGAGTAAACATGCAACCAGATCCTCACCAGGTTATTTAGAGTGGTCAGCTCCCTTCCTGAAATAAGACGAGTAAGAGAATAACTGATCCAAACAAGAACAGTGAGGGACAAATCTGACATGCTGTTAAAAAACAATGCTGTATCTTTGAAATATTTTCAAGACATTTTGAAAACAATTGCTAGACGCTATTACCGGTACATGAATTAGTACTGTATGTAGCATTATGTTAAAAGGTTCTATTACATGAATTAGTACTGTATGTAGCATGTTAAAAGGCTTGTTGTCCGGCTCCCTCATCTTCATTTGAGGCTGTTGGGTTTCAACTTGCTGACAGGTTCATGTGGGACACAGTGAGGACCCGCCCCCTTCCCCATACACAGTTTTTACATTAGATGAAGAAATGCAACAAATGTGTGCAGGCTAAATTCTAATTGCGTAATACCTTATTCGAATAGAAAGTTAATCTACCCCCCTCTGGCCAATTCAATTTCTAGGCGCATTAGAAGAATTAATGCACATTTCAAGGGTTTCCAGTCAGGATGCACTCTagtttagctgatgcttttatgcAAAGTAACTTACACATGAAGACACACTCATACTAAAGCACAAAAGCAGACCTTATACTAGACAGTAGCCCTGTGCCCTCTATTGCAAGTCACTTTCGTAGTTTTCGTACCCCCTTCACACCATAGCCGCTGGAACCAAGAGGCAGGTTTCAGTAGCGAGCCGAGTGAAAAGTGTTCCTGACCGATGAGGTAACTGATATGGACCCAAGCTGATGGTTGATGATGTAAACTGACCAATGAGGTAGTTGATGTAGTCCTTCCTCATCTTGTCCAGGCCCATCTCCAGCAGCATGTGCACGGGGGTGAGACCAGACAGGGACACATCCTCCATCTGCTGTTTGTACGACTGCAGGATGAGTCTGCCCAGGGAGTTCCTGCTGTTCTTGGGCACctgcacaggaggaggagggggcgagAACAAGACTTTATGAGACTGTCTAAAAAATGTTATAATGTtgagatagagacacacacacacacacacacacacacaagattaaGATAATGATACGTTAATCTATGCTAGCCATCCTTCCCTCTGTCTGATTCACACTTGCACATCCTCGCCAGCCTTGCCAGCCTCGAAAAACGTCACAAAACTTGTAGAGCAAACAGACTTGAGAAACATCAGGATGAAATGCCACACACTAAATGCCTGGACGACAGACATGGAAACTCACCCCTGGTTTGATCTTGCCATGTTTGACAGCAGAGATAACCATTTTCAGACAATCTATTATGTCCTGGTATGAGGTCACACCTGCAAATGACAATGCCAAGATAGCTATGACCGCATGCTCAAACTTAAACACCACtgatgagagagggggaaaacacACCAACTAACTACTCGTGTAAATAATGTTGTAGTAATAGTAAATAATGTTGTAGTAATAGTAAGTAATGGTGTAGTAATGGTAAAGAAAAGAAAGTCTCACTGCTTCTCATCTTGACCCAGAGCTGGTCAGTGAAGTCCAGATCGCCTCTGTCCAGTCCTGCAGAGCCGTAGATGCTAATGCCCTTGTCTGCTGCTGGCATGTCTGTCTTGCCTTCCTTCTGCTTAGGTGGACACAACACAATGTTAGCTCCACAACCCATCTCATCTCACATGTGTTGGTCAACCTGGTTGCGTCATAAGGTATGTTACCTCAACCACCTTCCCAGTTTGGGCTTGGCCTGTTCTCTCAATGTTCTCCAGCTCTGCAAAGAAAATACCAAATTACaatacatactgtgtgtgtgtgtgtgtgtgtagacacatagacacaaaatAGTCAGTAAACAACTACAGACATGAAAACAAAACTTGAGAACCCCATTAGAAAGAAGTCTTTGTGGTGGAGTTGTATTTTTGTTGGTAGTTAAACTGATTTATAATTTGTCCGTGATCAAATCAGCAATCCAACAGACATCATCCACGCATGGCTATGGCAGTACCTTCCACAAGAGCTTTAGTCAGGTCCACGGCTGACCTGGGGTCAGTGGGGTCGGGCCACTCTGCTTCACCTGTCTGGAGCCCCTGGGCTAGAGCCTAACAGGTGAGGGACGAGCGAGCCAAAGCAGTCCGCACAGGTTAGGGGACGACAAAGGAAAGGGCCACATGTTAGGTGTTGAATTGCAAAAGAAGTGAATTACTGAAGACGGTTCTATTTAGCACCACAGTAAATACAATTGTTTAATTAGTTAAATACTTGCCTCCAGAAACTCCAGTTCCTTGTAGGTTTCATACAAAGGGCTCTTTATATCTCCGATTGCCAGCTTGATATCCTGGAAATAAAAGGTTGCAAATCTTCTTACAATATTACAAAAATGGCAGAGAAGCTTATTGCTTTTTTATGACACCCCCGAGTTCTGCACATCTAAAGTTGACTGACAGGGGGTTGTTTCCTCAGCATGGATAAAGACAAGTCCTACactaaaagagaaaaaaaaaatccactgaAAAGGTCCCTGGattaggcttaatccatgtccGGGACACTGGCCCACAGAGTTTGCCTAGAGCCCGTCCTGCTCACCAAAACGGCCTCGGACGACTGGGGTGGCATCTGAAAGATCTTCTCCACATTACTCCACTTGAAGACAGCAGTGACGCTGCACTGGGACTCGATGACTGTATTCTCCACCACTGTGGAGCCAAACAAGTTGTACTGAGCATAGCCCTTTGTCTCTACCTGAAAACACAGCATACATATTCCAGTTTATTTCaattcatttcacatttcaccACTAGTTTCAAAGAATTTCAATTGTCAATTCAGTTACAACAGGTATTTTGGACAAACATCCTGGAAGAGCTAACATCTGAAATGTCTTACGGCAGATGCACGGTGTCTCTTCTGATGTAACTGCATCAGTTCATCCAAACTGAGAAAAGATGACTTATCTTCAGTTGCCCCTGCACAACATATTACAATGTACATGTCAAAGTTTGATGACCATATTTCCTGCAAAACCATCAGACACTGTGTGAGCAAAGGCATACAGATACAATAGATCTGCAAACAGAACAATTATTGGGGCAgtcgtagcctactggttagggcttcggcttgtaaccagagggttgccagtttaatccccgaccagtaggaacggctgaagtgcccttgagcaaggcacctaaaccctcactgctcccagagcgccgctgtagcaaggcacgctctctgctccgggttagtgtgtgcttcacctcactgtgtgttcactgtgtgctctgtgtgttcactaattcacggatgggataaatgcagagaccaaattccttgtatacgcaagtatacttgaccgagaaacctgatttacatttacattataaAATATTTGAGGTTTCCACTGTGTGGTAAGGCTGAGTTTTCACAGTGATATTTCCCCTCAACTGTAGTAGGTGAAGAAGAAAACATACCAGCAGAATATGATAACCTAGTCAGAGTGCATTACCTTTACTGCAAACGGTGTACAGCTTGATGGCACTGACTTTGTTGCCAGTAGAGACGGGTTCTGCCCCAAGCCACGTGGTACCTATGGGGTCACTCATGTCACAGCGCACCCagaggggcaggagaggagagcacaGGGCACTGGGCATGTTTGGGTTCTGGCTCATGGTGTACCAAGACATCAGCTGCCTGCAAACAGGATtgaaacttgaatttccccttggggatcaataaagtatctatctatctatctatctatctatctatctatctaggaggATGAGGAGATCTTGGTGAACAGGCACATTCAAGGAAAGTGCATGAAGATCTCACGGTTCTTGATACATGTCTACATTTGAGACGCATGACTTCCAAAGACCGATTTAAATCTGTACATCTGCAAAATAGCAGATATTTCCAACAGAGATTAAATTCACATCATGCCACTTATACAAGGCATTTGCGGAAATTATTAaattatgtaatgtaatgcaaggTATTTCAGATCACCTCAGTGCAATGTTTTCATACATTCACAAAAGCATTTCTAAAGTCAGTATGTTACCTTGCTTTCGTTAGTGATAAAGGTTGAGGACCAATGTCATTTTGTTGTTCACTGGCTTCCTCCTCATTAAGTATGTCCTCACTGGGCAGCGAGTCCTCAGTTTCGTCCCTGTCCTGCGGAAGATGAAGCTGGAAACAGAGATGGTGTTGGTGTCGCTGTCTCATAATCTCAAATAACACAAGAGAGTCAAGAGCCTGGTAAATTACAATGCTCACCTTTTTCCAAACGACGAGGACAGGAAGATTTCCGCAGACTAACTTGTGCAGTGACATTTCATGTTTCACCAAGGATATCTGGATGTCGTCCTATTTCAATAGTTATATAACCATGACCATTTGTATTTTGTGTTGCAAAATATACGTGTGAATAATGATTGTTTCTTACCTCGTATAGTAGTTCATCTTCGGCCTTTTCTTGACATAACAATCTTAAATAACAACAACATTCATGTCAGGTATGATTGTAAAAACATTAACGCCTACAACACAGTTAGCCATCGTAGGATACTTGATGTTAGCTAAATCTCACGTTAACCAGTCAGCCAATATTGCTAGTTTGTGTTAACAGATTAGAGTTAACAGTTAAAAATGACTTCTGTATTGCATTTCACAAAATTCTTCATTCCTATTTAACCTTACATTAGGCTATTCTATGAAAGGACGCGAATACGTTACAGATTAAGTTGGCGTTGCTCACTTCAAAGAGGCGACAAAGCGATTGGCATCTTTTAACATTTTAGAACCCATTTCTTCGGACCAAATACCAAGCAAATCTGTTAAATGTGTATGGAGAAGCTAAGATCGCTGATAATGTGTTGCTTGTCTTGTCCAATCTACAACACTACCAGAAAATTTCAACTCTAATTTCCCATAACTTTTTGTTTTTGACATGTCGCGCCAATGACTTTCATCCATACAGTCATTGGTCGGGCCACTTACACGTCATGACGTTTTTGGAAATTCAGCAAGTAGTTCGGTCAAATCTGTGCTTGTCATCCGCCGAAACATTAAATAGTTCATAAGATATAGTCCCTCTTCTTTTTATTTGTTCAGTAATAAGTTATGAATTCCGTACACTAAAAATTCAATTAACCGAAATAATATATTATTTGGAGTGCTACTCGAGTACTAATATAGCATAAACTCAAAGTTAACCGCAGGACCAAGTCTTGTCGGAAGTCACTACATGTCGGATGCATATATTTCCTGGAAGGTGCTATACCGACTTCCTTTTCTTCCGTGGCCGCCATCGTGTCAGGAGCGTGGTTCCCGGCGAGCCGTGAAGAGTAATATAAAATGGTATGTTTTTCAATTGGATTTTTGTGACTTCTCTTCACATTTGTGACCGTAACTGTTgtattaaagtatattttttagcCATGTGTCCGTGGAATACAATTTCATACCTGTATTATTAAAAGGTTGAGACGTAGGATTTGGAAGCCATTTTGAGCCCTAATTGAAGCTAGCAGCTAACATTACACGTGTGGTGACTCGCCAATGATTTGAGAAATTCCTTAACATAAGTTGTGATTAAAGTGTAGTCGATATGTTACCACTGCCGATCGTAGTTAGCGGCACAGTGACCAACCAGTATTATTGATGTGATTGCATTATATAAAGTCATGTGTTTGTGGTTAGAAGTATAGGTCTTTACCGACTGGCGTGTTGGCGAATGTTAGCATATAACATTAGCTTTACGGcatggtaggcctacagttaGACACAAAATGAATTTCTCCCTGTTAATTTGGTTGCAAAGATTTGCCCTTATCGTTTAAGTCTCATTTAGCGTTCGTTCAAACAAAAGGAGCGTTCGTTCACCGCAATACGCAAGTAAATGATATTTACATGTGTAAATGCCTGCTAGCGTGCAAATGCTGCTTTCAACCTGCCGCCTGCGGCCTCGTAGTGACCGGAGAAGTAAATACAGGTTTATGGTCATTCAAAAATGTTGCTCTAGTGCGAGAAATAAAGTGTTAATTTAGGGATTTACCATGTTTTGATTGGTTGAAATGGTCAACCAAAGATTAGTCACTGTAATGCCAAAATGTACAACCTCATCCTGGGTAGCCCTTTCTTTGCTAATGATTGGAACTGATCCCCATTGCCCTTGGTTAGTTTTGGTTGAGTCAGAATGGTGTTCCCCTGTTCAAAAAACAGTTTTGCTACCACTTGCAGTGATGGTGTAATTTGCGTCTGACACTGTGCTCAGCGACAGATGCCTACTGTCACATGCTGTCGCAGATGTTTGTTGAAACTTAATTCTGAGCAAGTGCAGGAGAAATGTTCACCTTTTTGCATGCCATTCCTCCTCTTCTAAGCTGCTTCCTGTTTCTTCCAGGCTTGTGCCAGACCATTAATCTCGGTCTTCTCCGAGAAAGGAGAGACCTCCGGTAAAAATGTGGTGCTGCCAGCCGTGTTCAGAGCACCCATCCGCCCTGACGTGGTGAACTTCGTGCACACCAACATGCGCAAGAACAGCCGTCAGCCATACGCTGTCAGTGAGCTGGCCGGTAAGTGTCAATATTCCTGTGACCGCTACAATAATGACTTTGAAGCTCCACTGATGATACTCCACTTCTAGGTCCGTGTTTCTGATGTCCTGATAACGTTGGAAGTACTGATGAGCTTAATCTAGTCAATATAATGATGTTCAAACTACTCTtcgatagttttttttttttttggtttttgtTTCACAGGGCTTATAAATGCACGAGCCTCATACTGTTTTCTGTGTTTATCAGGTCACCAGACCAGCGCTGAGTCCTGGGGCACAGGCAGAGCTGTGGCCCGTATCCCCCGTGTGCGTGGAGGCGGTACCCACCGCTCTGGTCAGGGTGCCTTTGGAAACGTATCCTTCTGTCAAAACGGTGTATTAGGTCATTGCTAACTCAATGTGTGGTATGATCTTAAGGAGTAGGTGATTTGCATCTTTGAGGCAGCTTGCAGTGATGGTGTAATTTGCGTCCTACTCTGTGTGTGACGACGGTTGCCTGCCGTCACATGTCACCACAGAAGCCTGACGAACCTTGACTCTGAGCAGGAACAGAAAAAGATGACATGACTACACATGGATGTAGATGGTGTTTGCGTGTTCTATGGGTTCTGCAATATTGCCTTGACTCCCATGTAGATGTGTCGTGGAGGTCGTATGTTTGCCCCCACCAAGACTTGGCGCCGCTGGCACCGCAGAATCAACATCACCCAGAAGCGCTACGCCATGTGCTCAGCCTTGGCTGCAACAGCCCTGCCTGCCCTGGTCATGGCTAAGGGTACGTTTGTGCTTTCTGCACCTGTGAGATTGAGAGCAAGGGCAATGCAAATGATGTGCTAAAGGGTTTATCTTGAGAATGACTAGCTAAATTCAAAGCTGTGTAATAGCTCGAGTTGGTGAAGGTGATTGTTTTTCCATCTAACTGAAGTTCATGGTTCTAAAGTGCAACTTGGCTGTGGATTCCCTGCTTTAATGGTGCTCAAAATGCAGCATTGCAGTTCtaattctattttttttatgttgcataGTTTGTAAAAGATTTAACAGCATTAAGATTTTGCACTGAACGGTCTTGCCTGCCTTTCCCATGGTGGTATTAGACCAGTTCAGTGCCAAATGATCTTCAGTTTGCAGAAGGGCTGTGCTTGATCTCTGGCTCATCCCTTTCGAAGGCTGAGAACATTTCTGGTGGATCTTGCTGTTTTTAGGCCTTATAGCTGTGCGTTGATGTGTGATGCGTCTGTAGTTGCTTCATGCACACTTAATGCTCTTGTGTAGGCCATCGCATTGAAGAAATCCCCGAGGTCCCCCTGGTTGTCGATGATAAAGTTGAGGGATACAAGAAGACCAAGGAAGCCGTGCTTCTGCTGAAGAAGCTGAAGGCTTGGAACGACATCAAGAAGGTAAGCTATCTTTCTGCTTGTGTGTCAGATGAGCACTTTTGCCTGAATTGGTAGTATTTTTGTGTCTGATCCATCCTCTGTGTTCAGGTCTACGCCTCTCAGCGTATGCGTGCTGGCAAGGGTAAGATGAGGAACCGCAGACGTATCCAGCGCAAGGGACCATGCATCGTCTTCAACGAGGATAACGGAGTGACCAGAGCGTTCAGAAACATCCCAGGTGAGTCCTAGAACAGTCTGCCACTCGTGATGGCTCTTTAGATGGACTACAGTACTTTTACTCTAGTTATACCTCATACCTTAATGTGTTCACTTGGGATTTTACACTCTGTACTGAGTCTTGAAGCCTTTACTAAGTGAAGTCACTAGCGATGATGATATTCCACTTCTGGTCCGTGTTTCTGAACTCACTGATTATGTTGGAAGTCCTGAGCTTGTTCATACCTCACTTTTGAGAGGTAACGAAGTGAAGTGCTCTGTTTTTACACAATATACATGTGTATATTAACCCTGTGGATTCCTGCCTTTAGGCATCACATTGCAGAATGTGAACAAGCTGGACCTGCTGAAGCTTGCTCCTGGTGGCCATATCGGTCGTTTCTGCATCTGGACAGAGAGCGCCTTCCGCAAGCTGGATGGCCTCTATGGCACATGGCGCAAAGCCTCCTCACAGAAGGTTGACTACAAGTGAGTGTTTAagtattgtttttgtgttgaaaccataatagtagtttgtgtgtgtgtgttttctacaATGATGAGCTTGCACTTCAAGGTCCGTGTTTCTGAAAGGAATGACTTCTTGCTGAAGTTctgagtgcgtgtgtatgtatagtcCTTAAGAGTCTGAAATCTTTAAAAAAACTAGATATCTGTAACTCATCCTTTGTCATTCCTACTTGCAATAAAGTGTTTTTTTGGGACTTAACTGACTTTCTTTCCCATGTTTGTCCAGCCTGCCAATGCACAAGATGACCAACACAGACCTGAGCAGAATTCTGAAGAGTGACGAGATCCACAAAGCACTTCGTGCCCCACAGTAAGTAACCTCACCCTGTCTTTTAGGACTGCATTTCCTGAGGACGTTGTTGAACAACAGCTGAGTGTTCCATCATTCAAGATGGTAGCATCTAGCAGCGCTTTCAGGAAACTCATTGCAGAATGAAAAACTTCCACGTGTAGCGATGATGATATTCCACTTCTGGTCCGTGTTTCTGAACCCACTGATTATATCGGAAGTCCTGAGCTTGTCCATACCTCACTGTTCGAGATCAAGAAGTGAAGTGCATTGTCGGTTGCTCCTGTGTTACAGCctaaccttgtgtgtgtgttttgtcatcCTGCAGAAAGAAGATGCAGCGCAGAGTCCTGAAGAAGAATCCTCTTAAGAACTTGAGGGTCATGATGAAGCTGAACCCATATGCCAAGACGTTCCGCCGCCGCGCCATCATGGCACACAACCCAGCTGTGAGTAGTCTGCTTGCCAGACATTACCAGAATGCCATTGTGTTTGTCAGTGGTACCCAGTAGCTACAGTTTTAAATCAAAGTTGGCCCACCAGCAATATTATTTGGCCTGTcagattattatttttattgtaCAATATTGATTTACGAGTAGCTTATTCACCAATGAGTGTGGGTGCTTAAATAAAAGAGAACGAACACCAGAACGCACTAGGATCCTGGTAGATTGTGCATAGCCCCCTGCTTCAATGTTGCATTTTTGTTCCTGTGTCTGGTGCGGATAGGCCACCTTGAAGGTGCCCTTATGTTCTTTTCAAACAGCGACAGCGTTGTTGCGCACCAGATACAGACTTTGCATTTCTGAAACCGACCAAGATGAGCGTAAAGTTCTTTTCATTCCTTTTTAGCAAGGCTATACTCTTGCGGTAAAACTTCCCTTGACTTTTTGACTTAAAACATTTTCTCCCAGCTAACTCCTGTAGTTTGCTCCTCACTCTGCACACTAATGTTTCTTGTAGGCAAACAATATACATTGTAACACTGTCTGTCAGGAGGTGAATCAACTGTATATTTAAGAATTATAGACTATATCCAAAGAAGAACAAGTCAGACTATGTTGAACTGTCAATCATTGCTAAAATTATTAACAATATtgaaatttttttttatgttttctgtGGCTCATGTGATGGCTCTTTAGATAGAGTGCACTTTTACTCTAGTTATACCTCATACCCTAATACTTTCACTTGGGAATTTACACTCTGTACTGAGTTTTGAAGCCTTTACTAAGTGAAGTCACTAGCGATGATGATATTCCACTTCTGGTCCGTGTTTCTGAACCCACTGATTATGTTGGAAGTCCTGAGCTTGTCCATACTTCACTTTTGAGAGGTAACGAAATGGGAGATGAGGGTTCAAGAGCTTTTAGTAGACCATTAATGGGCCCATCCATGGTTTGTGTTTTcacctgtttttttgtttgtttttttaaaaaaaaattttttatcCGTTTTCTGTGTAGATATGTGTGGACTAATACAACATCCACCACAGCTGAGTTTCAATATTAGTATACTCTGGCCCACCATCTATTGGCTAAGAAAAATGCTGGCCTGCTGCCAGTTACTTGCTGACCCCCTGCCATAAGCAATTTGCTAGAGCCTGTTAATGACAGCACTTGAAGAAGCTTGGTTGTAAGGAACCTAATGGTCTTCATCTGTTCTCCAGATCAAGGAGAAGATGCTGAAGTCCAAGAAGAAGCCCAAGAAGAAGCATCCCAAGGTGAAGGCAGCTGCAGCTCCTGCCCCCAAGGCTGAATAAAGACTTGGTGTTCTGCGTCAGCTGTGGCAGCTGCCACATTATGACAAGTCCACTGGAGTTCAGTTTAGCAATGCATTCAAATAAAAGATGTCTTATAAAATTCACTGCAGGCTGTGTCATTTTATAGAAGCGAGGTGGAAAAATGATGCCATGCTATGGATGATGTAGTTAAATGAACTGCAAGTTTATTGAATACACATCCCTAAATCCACCAAGAGATTCTTTTGGAGCCACTTTCCAACCAAGTAGTTACAGGAACATAGTTCGAGGAACAGTCCACTTCTAAACAGTTATACTAATCTCCCCCCAAAACCAGATTTGCCATTTGCATTCCAAGTGGCCATAGGAGCTGGTCGCCAAATCGACTTGGGTTGACAGTGGACGTGACTTATAAGTTGGACCAATCAACGTAGACCTAGGTCACTAAGGGTTCCTATGCGGAAAAGGGAAAAGACCCTGCCCTGAAGTAGGAGCTGAAAGAGTTACAGGAACTGCGGTCAGAGGAACTTAGTAATCCCCAAATTGGTTCCGGTGGAACACTAGAAAAGGTTTCCAGGAATGTTACGTTCTAGGAACTGcaaaaatccctccggtgggaAATGGACTATTGGCACACATACTCGTGGGGTAGAGCAGAGGAGGCTGGGAATGTCTACTCCCCATCATAAATAAGCACATGTTTAAGAGACTGCAGATGACCGTAGGTCGAACGGTCCTTTAACCGGAGAAACCCacttttacaaatatagatggaAAGGATGGTGTAATGGTTTTACATTCAGTTTTTACAGGAAGTTCCCGTGTCTCTGAAGCCTGTACAGTTGGGCAAGAGGTACTTCTCCGTTCACCCCGCAGGGAGGGCCTCCAAGCCGCAGGTCAAATGGCTCAATTAAGTGGAAGCTGACTCATTGTCACACTGGATCATGGATCAGTGCTTCACTTACCAGGCAAACTAAACCTTTGAGACGCTCATGAGGGGTATACTATGATACGAGTGGTACGTTGAGCCTAGAGCACTAAGAGTGTTCTAGTTAATGGTGATCTTCCTCTTACTGGCCATTTAATTTCAAGCAAACAATTTACCTTTTTTACACAATGTTCCGATTTAAAAGTTCATCAGAGAAAAGTGCCAGGAACATGTGCCTCTGTCAAAGATCTCTGGGGTGCACCTGGTTGTCGATTTTAAGTTGGCGGGTACAAGAAGACTGGAGGCTGTGCTATTGAAGCTGAAGGCTTAGCATGACATCAAGAAG
This DNA window, taken from Alosa sapidissima isolate fAloSap1 chromosome 11, fAloSap1.pri, whole genome shotgun sequence, encodes the following:
- the zwilch gene encoding protein zwilch homolog isoform X2, which gives rise to MGSKMLKDANRFVASLKLLCQEKAEDELLYEDDIQISLVKHEMSLHKLVCGNLPVLVVWKKVSILHLPQDRDETEDSLPSEDILNEEEASEQQNDIGPQPLSLTKARQLMSWYTMSQNPNMPSALCSPLLPLWVRCDMSDPIGTTWLGAEPVSTGNKVSAIKLYTVCSKGATEDKSSFLSLDELMQLHQKRHRASAVETKGYAQYNLFGSTVVENTVIESQCSVTAVFKWSNVEKIFQMPPQSSEAVLDIKLAIGDIKSPLYETYKELEFLEALAQGLQTGEAEWPDPTDPRSAVDLTKALVEELENIERTGQAQTGKVVEKEGKTDMPAADKGISIYGSAGLDRGDLDFTDQLWVKMRSSVTSYQDIIDCLKMVISAVKHGKIKPGVPKNSRNSLGRLILQSYKQQMEDVSLSGLTPVHMLLEMGLDKMRKDYINYLIGRELTTLNNLSYYLSTEVDLQEQVTRVKKLHHLLEILVICSTFLNLHYECLFPFIQSCLKYYKTSPYDEEHIFQMQIRPVMISNFYQKEEPIVWGVEVFSGQGSREVRTSFHLSDQPLVDHVTFSSDFNKTTVNGEKEDTAFFSTLVTHSLINFI
- the zwilch gene encoding protein zwilch homolog isoform X3, encoding MGSKMLKDANRFVASLKLLCQEKAEDELLYEDDIQISLVKHEMSLHKLVCGNLPVLVVWKKLHLPQDRDETEDSLPSEDILNEEEASEQQNDIGPQPLSLTKARQLMSWYTMSQNPNMPSALCSPLLPLWVRCDMSDPIGTTWLGAEPVSTGNKVSAIKLYTVCSKGATEDKSSFLSLDELMQLHQKRHRASAVETKGYAQYNLFGSTVVENTVIESQCSVTAVFKWSNVEKIFQMPPQSSEAVLDIKLAIGDIKSPLYETYKELEFLEALAQGLQTGEAEWPDPTDPRSAVDLTKALVEELENIERTGQAQTGKVVEQKEGKTDMPAADKGISIYGSAGLDRGDLDFTDQLWVKMRSSVTSYQDIIDCLKMVISAVKHGKIKPGVPKNSRNSLGRLILQSYKQQMEDVSLSGLTPVHMLLEMGLDKMRKDYINYLIGRELTTLNNLSYYLSTEVDLQEQVTRVKKLHHLLEILVICSTFLNLHYECLFPFIQSCLKYYKTSPYDEEHIFQMQIRPVMISNFYQKEEPIVWGVEVFSGQGSREVRTSFHLSDQPLVDHVTFSSDFNKTTVNGEKEDTAFFSTLVTHSLINFI
- the zwilch gene encoding protein zwilch homolog isoform X1 yields the protein MGSKMLKDANRFVASLKLLCQEKAEDELLYEDDIQISLVKHEMSLHKLVCGNLPVLVVWKKVSILHLPQDRDETEDSLPSEDILNEEEASEQQNDIGPQPLSLTKARQLMSWYTMSQNPNMPSALCSPLLPLWVRCDMSDPIGTTWLGAEPVSTGNKVSAIKLYTVCSKGATEDKSSFLSLDELMQLHQKRHRASAVETKGYAQYNLFGSTVVENTVIESQCSVTAVFKWSNVEKIFQMPPQSSEAVLDIKLAIGDIKSPLYETYKELEFLEALAQGLQTGEAEWPDPTDPRSAVDLTKALVEELENIERTGQAQTGKVVEQKEGKTDMPAADKGISIYGSAGLDRGDLDFTDQLWVKMRSSVTSYQDIIDCLKMVISAVKHGKIKPGVPKNSRNSLGRLILQSYKQQMEDVSLSGLTPVHMLLEMGLDKMRKDYINYLIGRELTTLNNLSYYLSTEVDLQEQVTRVKKLHHLLEILVICSTFLNLHYECLFPFIQSCLKYYKTSPYDEEHIFQMQIRPVMISNFYQKEEPIVWGVEVFSGQGSREVRTSFHLSDQPLVDHVTFSSDFNKTTVNGEKEDTAFFSTLVTHSLINFI
- the rpl4 gene encoding 60S ribosomal protein L4, encoding MACARPLISVFSEKGETSGKNVVLPAVFRAPIRPDVVNFVHTNMRKNSRQPYAVSELAGHQTSAESWGTGRAVARIPRVRGGGTHRSGQGAFGNMCRGGRMFAPTKTWRRWHRRINITQKRYAMCSALAATALPALVMAKGHRIEEIPEVPLVVDDKVEGYKKTKEAVLLLKKLKAWNDIKKVYASQRMRAGKGKMRNRRRIQRKGPCIVFNEDNGVTRAFRNIPGITLQNVNKLDLLKLAPGGHIGRFCIWTESAFRKLDGLYGTWRKASSQKVDYNLPMHKMTNTDLSRILKSDEIHKALRAPQKKMQRRVLKKNPLKNLRVMMKLNPYAKTFRRRAIMAHNPAIKEKMLKSKKKPKKKHPKVKAAAAPAPKAE